A genome region from Triticum aestivum cultivar Chinese Spring chromosome 2B, IWGSC CS RefSeq v2.1, whole genome shotgun sequence includes the following:
- the LOC123041428 gene encoding uncharacterized protein, protein MVNMAAAGRSRRLLLLLLGLNLLTSSTSTAPYDPPTVPELMDRFGLLRALLPKTARRYLLHSDGSFELFLDDGCEIEAGGYRVLYDIKLSGSVAPGAVTGLEGVRVRVLFVWVPVTGVEVGGGVVTLSVGPVKKSFPAVGFKASPLCSTGAAVVDVA, encoded by the coding sequence ATGGTCAACATGGCGGCCGCAGgccgcagccgccgcctcctcctgctcctcctcggcCTGAACCTCCTCACTAGCTCCACCTCAACGGCGCCCTACGACCCTCCCACCGTGCCGGAGCTGATGGATCGGTTCGGCCTCCTGCGCGCTCTCCTCCCGAAAACCGCCCGGCGGTACCTCCTCCACTCCGACGGCTCCTTCGAGCTCTTCCTCGACGACGGCTGCGAGATCGAGGCCGGGGGCTACCGCGTCCTGTACGACATCAAGCTCTCCGGGTCCGTGGCGCCCGGGGCGGTCACGGGGCTCGAGGGCGTCCGCGTGCGCGTGCTGTTCGTCTGGGTCCCCGTCACCGGCGTCGAGGTGGGCGGCGGGGTCGTCACCCTCAGCGTCGGTCCCGTCAAGAAGTCGTTCCCTGCCGTTGGCTTCAAGGCCAGTCCGCTTTGCAGTACCGGCGCCGCCGTCGTGGATGTAGCTTAG